The Mucilaginibacter gracilis genomic interval TTTACTACCGACGAAATGTTAATGGAGAGGGCAGAGGCTTATGCAAACTTAGGGCAAAGCGATTTAGCTTTAGCAGATATCAATACTTTTTTAAGCACCCGCTTAACATCGTACAACGCTACAACAATGGCAATTACTTATGCTAAAATTGCTACTGCTTTTAGTACAACCGATGTTAAACAGGGTTTGATAGCTTGTATTTTAGATTTTAAGAAAAGAGAATTTATGCAGGAAGGCGGTGTACGCTGGTTTGATGAGATACGCCTTAACTTGCCGGTTACACATAACATTAAGGCGGTTGATAATACAAGCACATACGTAACATTGCCAGCGGGCGATCCGCGCCGTTTGTTTCAGCTTCCGGCTGAGGTTACATTGTCTGGCGTAGCACAAAATCCACGTTAATCAAAAATTAAGTACACATGAAAAAGATATTCAAAATTAGTTTACTTGCAATTATTGCATTGGGAACTTTGGTAACATCTTGTAAAAAAGACGAAACCCTAAATGCTGATTTAAGTGCCTTAGACCGATCGGTTATCATCAACACAGCACTTGATAATTGGTTGGATGCTAATTATTTAACTCCGTATAACATCCAGGTAAAATACCGTTGGGATGCTTACGAAGACGATTTGAGCAAGGACTTGGTTCCACCAAAGGAATCACAGGTACAACCAACTATGGAAGCCGTAAGAGATATATGGATTAAGCCATATGAGGCTGTTGGCGGTGCAACCTTTATGAAGATTAACACACCAAAACAATTTTACCTGGTAGGTAGCCCGTCGTACAATGACGATGGTACAATTACCCTGGGTACAGCCGAAGGTGGTAAAAAGATTACCCTTTTTGTAATTAACAACTTTACAAAAAGCAATGCTGCCAACACTCAGGAAATGATGCACGTTATTCACCATGAGTTTACGCACATCTTAAACCAAAAGATAGCTTACGATCCGGCATTTAAATTGGTTACCCCTAACGGTTATACCGGTAACTGGAATTTGATAAGCACTGCTACTGCACGATCGACCGGTTTTATTACAGCTTATGCCCAGGCCAGCCCGATAGAAGATTTTGCCGAAATGACCTCTATAATGCTTACCCAGGGTAAATATAAATATGATGCTATAGTAAACGCTTTGGCAACCTCGCCTAAGGCTTTATTGCGCCAAAAGGAGCAATACGTAGTAACGTATTTTAAAGCTGCCTGGAATATTGATTTTTATGCCTTGCAGACTCAGGTATCTACAGCTTTAGATAACAATGCTTCGGCTTTAAATACAGTGCTGGGTATTGGCAAAGCGTACACATCTTTTGCAAGTACCCCGCTTACAACAAATGCTTTAACTCCGCAATCTGCCGACTTTTTAACACAGTGGAACACATCTAAAACCGCATTAGCCGCTCAGGGTTATACTTTGGCTTCATATTCGTTTTTATTTGGGTTAGGTACCGTAACAACAGTAAGATATACATTTACCTCTGGCGCAAATACCTATAATGGTGATGCCGATTACAACTTGACTACCGATGCAAACGGCGTAAGTAAATTTACTTTAATCTCCCCGCAGCCTACGGGCACTACTTATGGCAACTATGGGGTAATTAAAACGGCTACAACGGCGGTAACAAACTACATCATCAACAATACCTTTAAAATAGATTACGCGGTAACTAATCCATTAGGTACAAAAGGTTTGGCCGGTGCTATTGGTACGTTTTATAAATCAACCGATGCTACATCGTACATGATAGGTACATTGAACTAACACTAAAAATTTAAAATATGAAGAAATATCTAATATATACAATGCTCGCGCTAACCGTATTTACTGCTTGTAAAAAGAGTAATACTGTAGCTACGCAAGATTTGCCAGAGGTAAGAGTGGCTGCAACCCTTTCTGCTTACAGCAAAACCCTTACCGGTAGCTCAAACGGCTGGAAAGCGTTTTTATATCCATACGGTGGTGGCGTTTATTTATTCTCGATGAAGTTTGGTACCAATAACCGTGTTACCATGCTTTCGGACATTAATGCAACAACATCTAGCACACCTGCCGAAAGCTCTTATTTGATAAGGCAACAACAGGCTCCGTCGTTATTGTTTGATACTTACAACTATATCCATTTACTGGCCGATCCAGATCCATCTGTTAACGGTGGTTTGGCAGGCGAGGGTGCTTACTCTGATTTTGAATTTTACATTGATAATGTAAAGGGCGATACTGTAAACCTTATTGGTAACAGGCTGGGAAGCAAAATGATGCTCGTTAAAGCTGCAAGTGCAAGTGATTTTACCACTTTTACTACCGGTACTAACGATTTTATAGGCAAGTTTTCGCAACTAAGAACCTATTTTAAAAGAGTAACCATAGGTGGTGTTGATTGCGAGGTTAAATTGGATATTGCAAACAAAATACTAACCTTTAGCTACCTTGATGCAAGCGGAAATTTAGCCAAAGTATCTGGTCAGTTTTTTGTTGATGGTACAAACTCCAGCTTAGTTTTTGTTAAGCCTTTTACAATTGGTACGGTTTTAGTAAGTTCAATCAAATCTTTTGCTATTGATGCTACCAACCACGTTTTTAGTTGCACAATTAACGGAACCGGTTATTCAATCCGTGAGGCTATAACACCCCTTAAGTTAGATTTAACTGCTGCGCAGAGATGGTATAATCAAATGGCCATCAACTCTAACGGTACATGGACATCTACTACGGCATTCCATTACGGTGTTGACGATTATTGCGGCTTTAAAAACATAACCGGCTATTCAAGCCTTTGGTATGCAGGGCCGGTAGTTTTTGGTGGAACAAGTGAAGGCCTTATTGCATTTGTTAATAGTGCTTTATCATCGCCCTATGCTTTATCAAAAGTGCCGTTTACGGTTAATGCCGGTATAGCCCGCTTTACCCTTTTAACTAATGCAGGCACTTTTACCGCAGCAACCAATCAGGCAATAGCCATGACATCGGCACGAAACCTGCTTTATGGCGGTGCTGTAGTTGGCAACTTCCAGGACTGGTATTTAATTCAAACAGATGCCGGTGGTATTAATTATGACATGGTGCGCGCAACAGACGCACAGGTGTGGATAAGCTGGAAACCAAGAAGCTAATTCCTTTTAATAGTTAATTATATTACAGTTAATGAGGCCCCAATCCTGCAAAGGACGGGGCCTTTTTTTGTGGAATTAGCTTTTGCGAAGTTTGTTGAACGGGCAGTCAAATATCAGTTATTCAGCATTTTAGGCACTATTTATAAAATTTAGCGGTACGGGTTTTTGGTGTGAAGTTTGTTAATGCTTTGTTAATTAATCTATTATATTTGTTTTACCCTATAATTGATTTATAACAAATTGACAAAACCACACCCTGATAAGCATGAACAAAAAATTGATTCTGTTTGCAATGGCTCTTTTGGCCGTTATGGCGTTTGCATGCAACAAAAAACAAACTACCGATGGCTCCGCTAACGACACCATTACCACACCCATAACTTACACCGGAACGGGCTCGGTAACCCAGGGTTTAGGTATTAAAGCAATAAACAGTTTGTATAATTGTTCGGGCGGGCGGGTAACGTCTGTTGGTGCAATAACCTCAAGCGACGGCAAAATTTGGACGGTTCCCGCCGATGTTGCTTTTTCTAATTCGCCTAAATTGCCCGATTTGTATAACGAATGTAATGGCAAAACACCGGCTTCTATCTCGGCAGTGGATACAACCAACGTGCCGGTTACTGTTATCGATCCGGATGGCGTAATAGTAAGCGGCTATATTTTTTGCGATAATTATTTTGAGTTGTATATCAATGGCAAATTGCTGGGGGTTGATGCTGTGCCCTATACGCCATTTAATTCGTGCTTTGTTAAGTTTAAGGCCAGGCGCCCTATTAAGTATGCCGTTAAACTGGTTGACTGGGAAGAGAACATGGGCATTGGCAGCGAAAATAACGGTACCGACCCTTTACACCCCGGCGATGGTGGCTTTATTGCCAAATTTAGCGATGGCACACAAACCGGTTCGGCTTGGAAGGCCCAGGTGTTTTATATTGCGCCTCTGGCCGACCCTAATTGCATTACCGAAAACGGATCTGCCCGCACATCAGCAGGTTGCAATTTACCCGCAAGTGCATCTAAAGCTTATGCATTGCACTGGGCCTTGCCTGCCACATGGTACAGTGCCGATTATAACTTTAGTAGCTGGCCGGCGGCAACCACGTATTCAAATACGGTTGTGGGCGCAAAAGAGCCTTATACCAATTTTGCACCGCAGTTTGGTGCGGCGCAATTTATATGGTCGAGCAATTTAGTTTTAGATAATTTGGTTTTGCTGAGGTTTACCGGCAATTGAGGCATTAGCCAGCCAACAGCCATGATGTACAGCATAACAAAGCACCTGCCCAAATACAGGTGCTTTGTTATTTTAAGGGCACTTGTTATTCGGCGAGGCTAAAGTTTACCGGTACGGTAAATTGTACACGCACGGGTTTGCCATTTTGGATACCGGGTTTCCAGTGTGGCGATATTTTGAGTACACGGGCGGCCTCTTCGCCGAGCCCGCTTCCAGGGTCGCGAATTATTTTCATGTCGGTTAAACTGCCGTCCCGTTCCACAATAAACTGTAAAAACACACGGCCTGTAACACCGTTTTCTTTAGCTACAGCCGGATAACGGATATGATCGGTTAAAAACTTGCCGAACGCTCCTTCACCGCCGGGGAATGTAGGTTGTATCTCAACAGCAACAAAAGGTGCATCGTTATTTGTGCTTTCGGTAACTCCTTTTACATCGGCGGGGCCAACATTTTCGTCTATGGCAATTGTACCATCTTTGGATCCTTTAATATTCTCCTGGCCTAAATCGACTTTAGCTACCTGTGTTTCGGTCGGCGGATCCTCGTGGGCCTCAACGTCCGGGCGCACAACAGGGGGCGGAAATCTGATCACATCGTGCAACGACTTAACCTGCCTTTCTTGTACTGGCGGCGGAGGAATTACTTTTGTTTGTTCAATTGGCGGCGGCGGATATAGTTTTACCTCGATGGCGTTAACAGGTACATCGGCTTTGGGTATAAAGTTTTGTACCCAGTTAATAATAGTTGGCAGTGCCAGTACAAAAACAAAGGCGCTTGCGGCAATAATAAGCGCGCGGTTAGTGTTGCTGGCATTTTGCTTACGCAACTGGTAAGCACCATAATCCTGATTGCGGTTTTTGAAGATAATATCAGTCCACTGCGGGCTCATGATATTTAAGTTTGATCCTAACATGGTTTTTATATTTAAATGATACGTTTTAATTGATTTGGCGGTATGGTTAAAAATTTTATTCGGCAAGGTTAAAAGTTATGGGTATGGTAAATTGCACGCGCACGGGTTTGCCGTTTTGAATGCCGGGTTTCCAACGGGGCGATGTTTTAAGTACACGGGCAGCTTCTTCGCCAAGCCCACTGCCGGGATTGTTGATGATTTTCATATCGGTTAAACTGCCATCTTTTTCAACCACAAACTGCAGGAAAACGCGGCCTGATATGTTGTTTTCTTTAGCTACAGCAGGGTAACGGATATGGTCGCTCAAAAACCTGCCGAAGGCTGCTTCTCCGCCCGGAAACGTGGGTTGAATTTCGGTAGTGATAAAAATATCCTGGGAATTATCGCGGTGTTCGGTGCTACCGGGAGTTTCTTTTGGCCCTGCTATCTCATCAATAACCGGCGATGCATCCAACTGGCCCTTTATGGTTTGTGGCCCCGGGTCGGCTTTTTCTAGTTCTTTATCCGTTGGCGGGGTTTCGGTTGCGCCCGGTTTAACTACGGGCGGGAAATCTCTAATCATATCATGCTGGGCCCTTACCTGTTTTTGCGGTTGCGCCTTTATAATTTGCGGCTTTTCAATTTTTATAGGGGGCTCTATTAAATAGTCATGTACGGTGTATATTTCGTCGGCTTTTGGGGTAAAGTGGTTTATCCAGTTAATTATGGTTGGCAAAGCCAGGGCCAAAACAAATATACTTGTAGCTATGGCCAGCGCGCGGTTGGTGTTGTTGGCATTTTGTTGGCGCAATTGGTAGGCGCCGTAAGCCTGGTTGCGGTCCTTAAAAACAACATCTGTCCACGCGGTGCTGTTAATGTCTAAATTTGATCCTAACATGGTTTCCTGGTTTATGGTAAAATATATTGGTTTAACAGTTGTGCAATTTTGGCGCTGGCGGCATCTATAAAACAGGTGCCGTGGTTTGCAAATTATTTTAGCGTTTACAATTGCCGGTGTTTGTAAGTATGATGCGGCCCGAAAACAGATTTCCATAAACCAGTAAAAAAATTTATTTTACCCATCTGTAATGAAGTTTTTAAAAGGCCCGAAGAAAGCGGTTGAAGAAGATGACGAAGAGCTATTGCAAAGCTATCGCGATAGCGGCAACCTGGCCGTACTGGCGCGTTTATACGAAAGGTACATGAGCCTGGTATATGGCGTTTGCCTAAAGTATTTAAAAGACGAAGAGCTGAGTAAAGATGCCGTAATGCAGATATTTGAGCAACTGTTGGTAAAGGTTAACCGTTACCAAATTAAACAGTTTAAAAGCTGGCTTTACACCCTGAGCCGTAACTTTTGTTTGATGCAGTTAAGGGCAGATAAAAAGTGGGAGCAGGAAAGTTTAGATGAAGTTATGGAATTGGCCGTAGATTTGCATCCTGAATATGAGGACCTGCAAGACGATTTGCTGGCATTGGAACGTTGTAAGAATAAGTTACCCCCGGCACAAAAGGTAACCATTAATATGTTTTATATTGACGAGAAGTGCTACAAGGAAATAGCCGACAATACGGGCTACACCTTGAACGAAGTAAAAAGCTATATCCAAAATGGAAAGCGTAATTTGAAGATTTGTTTAGAAAAAAACCGTGAGCATTAATAAAGCCGACATACAGCAAATACAAAAGTACCTTAAAGGGGAACTTGATGCCCGGGCTATGCACGCGCTGGAAAAACAGGCTCACGACGATCCGTTTTTGATGGACGCTATTGAAGGGTATGAATTGATAGGTACCAATCAGCAGGGTAATTTTGAGGAGCTTGCGCAGCGTTTTAACAAACGCCATAGTGAAACCAACACGCCCACAATGGTGCTATGGCGCGTTGTTGCCGTTGCCGCTACCTTGCTGATTACGCTTGGTGCGGGGTTTTTGTTTTTTAGAACCGGCAATAACAATGCGCCACTGGCAAAAAACAAAATTACGCCGCCATCTGTAAATAAAATTACGACTCCTGCGGCACCAAATGTGCCATCAACTGCCAACGCAACTATAGCCCATGCCGGTATTAACGGTTGCATTACCGACCCAACCGGGCATGCCCTGGCAGGGGTAAAGGTAAATGTTAAAGGTACAAAGCTAAAAGCGGTAACAGATACCAACGGGGTGTTTAACATTGCCGCAAAACCCGTAAAAGGGATATTGAATGTTGCCTATTATGGTTACGAAGCTAAACAGGTTGCACTTAATGGTAACCCAAACCTTAAAGTAGTTTTAAACGAGACCGCTAACCAACTGGCAACAGTATCGATAACGGCATATGTTGACGATGATAAACCCCTAAACAAGCCTCACCCTGCAATTGGTTGGAAAGCTTTCCGCGACTACCTGCGCAAAAATGCCTTTGTGGAAAGCGGCGAAACCGGGCTGGTTAAACTGGCCTTTACCGTAAGCACCGATGGTATGATAAACGGTATGCATGTAATAAACGGCAAAAACGAGCTAATGAACCAACGCGCTATAGACCTGGTATTAAACGGCCCCGATTGGAAAAGTGTAGATAACGGTAAAGAAATGCGTATTAAAATACTTTTCCGTAGGGTTAAGGAAAGCTAACAGGTTAAATCGAAACCCCCTTAAAATTCGTAAATGCCGCCATCTTCAAACTGGTATAGCGGTTTCAATTGCTTTTTACGCTGCTGCAATTGCGGAATGGTGAGCAGGGCAGGGTCGGGCAGTTTGTTAAACATTACAATGTAGCCGTGTGGCTTGGCATCAAATTGTTTTAATTGCTTTGGTTCGGTTGGCTTGGGTATATACTCCGAGCTTTTGCCGGTGAAAAAATAAAAGGCTTCGCAGGCGTTGTTGTATACCGGCAGGTTGGGTTTAAATATCTCGGGGTGAGTTTTCATCACCTTTATCAAGTCCGATTTGTTCCAGTCGTCATCGGTATAACCGGGAGTGCCATAATCGCTCTGGTCGTCGTAACGCTGGTAATCGTTTTGGTATTCGCCGTATAAAAAAAGCAAGCCAATGCCCATTCCCAAAACGGTGAACATTCGTTTTACTTTAATATCCTGTTTTTGTATAAACGGCACCAGCCAATAACTGCATCCTAAAATAAACGGTATAAACAAAGGCGATAGCAAACGGTTATTTAGCCGCTCGTACCGCGAAATAGTTGCCGATATAATCATGAAAAGGCCAAACACAATAAAAAAGGCAGTCACAATGTTTTCGTACGATGGGTAAGATGTTTTTTTACGGAAGGCTTTGTATAAAAATGCAGCAATAAAAGCAACAACAAGTAATAAGGTTATACTAAAGGCCAGGTTGTAACGCGCCGGAGGAAAGGTAAACCAATCGCACATAACGGTGCCGAAGTAATGCATGTTTTCGCTCAAGGATGTAAGCGATTTATAGCGCGGCCCGGTACCGGTATGCGTAGCCAAATTATTGTAGATAAGGTTAGTTACCAATAACGATATAGATACCAAACCAAATACCAAAATGTGTTTGATTTTGGCTTTCAGTTTTAATTGCGGATCGAAAAGTAAAAGCATTCCGCCGGTGCCAATTAGGGTAACCCCGGCATAACGGGTTACACAGGCAAATGCAGTTACCGTTGCAACAATAAGCAAAGCTTTAGTAGTGTGGTTTATTACGTAGTGCCTGTAGGCGATGATGAATATCAGTGTCCAGAGTATAAACAAGGTTTCGGACCATAGCATGGAATAAATCTCCAGTAATGATGGGCTCAAGGCTATCCCCAGCAAAATAACCCATTTATATAATTTTGACTTAAATGCAAACCGCTCTATAATTACCCCGGTGAGCAATATTACGCAGCCAAATATAAGCCCTGTTAAAATAGGCCCCATTACCACGGGGTCAACCCCGGTGATGAATAGCAGCGCGCCTAAAAACGTTGGGAAAAATAAAGGAAATGCCACCAATGGCTTATCGCCAAAATAAGTAAAGCCTTTATGGGCATTAAGGTTACGGGCACCGCTGATGTACATAATAGAATCGGGCGAGATGCCTATGCCGCTATACCGGGTGTAAAACGTGAGTACAAAAAAACCAACACAGGCCGCTATAAGCGAATCGGTATGGCGAACCAGGAAATTACGGACAGCAGAATTTTGGGGCATAGCAAAACGGTTTAACCACTAACCGGGCTAAGATAAATATTTTTACACTTTTAACCTTATAAGGCTATTGTTGCAATTACAATAATCTTTTTTTGTAGCTTTAAAACCTATTAACTGAACCAGTGTTTTTATAATTCGACCTCCTTTAAATTTTATTTATCATCATGAAATTAAAACCTTATGTGTGGCTGGCAATCCCTGCGGTTGTTGCTGCATCGTGTACAAACAAATCAAAAACCGAATCGGACGTGCCCGTCAGGACGGTATTTTTTGATAAATCCGGAATGGATACTACCGTTAACCCGGGCGATAACTTTTTTTTATATGCCAGCGGTGCCTGGATGAAAAAAACTGAGATACCACCATCAGAAACCGGTTGGGGATCGTTTTATACTTTGTATGACGATAACCAGAAAAACCTGCGCAAAATTTTAGACGGGCTTGCGGCATCAACCAATACCGAGGGAACGCCTGAGCAAAAAGTTGGCGACCTGTATGCCAGTGGTATGGATACTGTAGCTATTGAAAAATTAGGCTACGAGCCTCTTAAACCAGTGCTTGCCAAAATTGACGCTGTTAAAGATTATAAGCAGCTAATTGATTATTTAGCCGATGGCTACAAAGACGGCGAAGGTGCTTTGCTGGGTTTTAGTGTTGGCCCTGATGATAAAATAAGTACTAAATATGCGGTTAATTTTTCGCAGGATGGCTTAAACCTGCCTAACCGCGATTATTATTTTAAAACCGACAGCGTTAGCCTTAACATTATTGCCCAGTACAAAAAATACATAGCAAAATTGTTTACGTTAACAGGTGTAAACGCAGCCACTGCCACTAAACAGGCCGATGACATTTTTAAATTAGAAACTGCAATTGCACAATCGCACTCAACACCTGTTGAACTGCGCGACCCGGTAAAAAATTATAATAAGTTTACCGTTGCCGATTTCCAGAAGCAAGTGCCTGATATTGATTTAAAAAGCGTGTTGAGCAAACTAATGGTAAAAACTGATACGGTATTGGTTGGCCAGCCTAAGTATTTCCAGGCGCTGGATGCTTTGTTAAAATCG includes:
- a CDS encoding zinc-binding metallopeptidase yields the protein MKKIFKISLLAIIALGTLVTSCKKDETLNADLSALDRSVIINTALDNWLDANYLTPYNIQVKYRWDAYEDDLSKDLVPPKESQVQPTMEAVRDIWIKPYEAVGGATFMKINTPKQFYLVGSPSYNDDGTITLGTAEGGKKITLFVINNFTKSNAANTQEMMHVIHHEFTHILNQKIAYDPAFKLVTPNGYTGNWNLISTATARSTGFITAYAQASPIEDFAEMTSIMLTQGKYKYDAIVNALATSPKALLRQKEQYVVTYFKAAWNIDFYALQTQVSTALDNNASALNTVLGIGKAYTSFASTPLTTNALTPQSADFLTQWNTSKTALAAQGYTLASYSFLFGLGTVTTVRYTFTSGANTYNGDADYNLTTDANGVSKFTLISPQPTGTTYGNYGVIKTATTAVTNYIINNTFKIDYAVTNPLGTKGLAGAIGTFYKSTDATSYMIGTLN
- a CDS encoding energy transducer TonB, producing MLGSNLNIMSPQWTDIIFKNRNQDYGAYQLRKQNASNTNRALIIAASAFVFVLALPTIINWVQNFIPKADVPVNAIEVKLYPPPPIEQTKVIPPPPVQERQVKSLHDVIRFPPPVVRPDVEAHEDPPTETQVAKVDLGQENIKGSKDGTIAIDENVGPADVKGVTESTNNDAPFVAVEIQPTFPGGEGAFGKFLTDHIRYPAVAKENGVTGRVFLQFIVERDGSLTDMKIIRDPGSGLGEEAARVLKISPHWKPGIQNGKPVRVQFTVPVNFSLAE
- a CDS encoding RNA polymerase sigma factor, with translation MKFLKGPKKAVEEDDEELLQSYRDSGNLAVLARLYERYMSLVYGVCLKYLKDEELSKDAVMQIFEQLLVKVNRYQIKQFKSWLYTLSRNFCLMQLRADKKWEQESLDEVMELAVDLHPEYEDLQDDLLALERCKNKLPPAQKVTINMFYIDEKCYKEIADNTGYTLNEVKSYIQNGKRNLKICLEKNREH
- a CDS encoding carboxypeptidase-like regulatory domain-containing protein, giving the protein MSINKADIQQIQKYLKGELDARAMHALEKQAHDDPFLMDAIEGYELIGTNQQGNFEELAQRFNKRHSETNTPTMVLWRVVAVAATLLITLGAGFLFFRTGNNNAPLAKNKITPPSVNKITTPAAPNVPSTANATIAHAGINGCITDPTGHALAGVKVNVKGTKLKAVTDTNGVFNIAAKPVKGILNVAYYGYEAKQVALNGNPNLKVVLNETANQLATVSITAYVDDDKPLNKPHPAIGWKAFRDYLRKNAFVESGETGLVKLAFTVSTDGMINGMHVINGKNELMNQRAIDLVLNGPDWKSVDNGKEMRIKILFRRVKES
- a CDS encoding DUF4302 domain-containing protein, which encodes MKKYLIYTMLALTVFTACKKSNTVATQDLPEVRVAATLSAYSKTLTGSSNGWKAFLYPYGGGVYLFSMKFGTNNRVTMLSDINATTSSTPAESSYLIRQQQAPSLLFDTYNYIHLLADPDPSVNGGLAGEGAYSDFEFYIDNVKGDTVNLIGNRLGSKMMLVKAASASDFTTFTTGTNDFIGKFSQLRTYFKRVTIGGVDCEVKLDIANKILTFSYLDASGNLAKVSGQFFVDGTNSSLVFVKPFTIGTVLVSSIKSFAIDATNHVFSCTINGTGYSIREAITPLKLDLTAAQRWYNQMAINSNGTWTSTTAFHYGVDDYCGFKNITGYSSLWYAGPVVFGGTSEGLIAFVNSALSSPYALSKVPFTVNAGIARFTLLTNAGTFTAATNQAIAMTSARNLLYGGAVVGNFQDWYLIQTDAGGINYDMVRATDAQVWISWKPRS
- a CDS encoding energy transducer TonB, with the protein product MLGSNLDINSTAWTDVVFKDRNQAYGAYQLRQQNANNTNRALAIATSIFVLALALPTIINWINHFTPKADEIYTVHDYLIEPPIKIEKPQIIKAQPQKQVRAQHDMIRDFPPVVKPGATETPPTDKELEKADPGPQTIKGQLDASPVIDEIAGPKETPGSTEHRDNSQDIFITTEIQPTFPGGEAAFGRFLSDHIRYPAVAKENNISGRVFLQFVVEKDGSLTDMKIINNPGSGLGEEAARVLKTSPRWKPGIQNGKPVRVQFTIPITFNLAE